A region from the Vigna radiata var. radiata cultivar VC1973A unplaced genomic scaffold, Vradiata_ver6 scaffold_234, whole genome shotgun sequence genome encodes:
- the LOC106753115 gene encoding putative axial regulator YABBY 2: MSMDMMATERVCYVHCNFCNTTLAVSVPCSSMLTIVTVRCGHCANLLSVNMGASLQPFPSQETQHLSSVAKLQRQHLSVQEACSKELGSSSKCKSFESAEHEQPRIPPIRPPEKRQRVPSAYNRFIKEEIQRIKASNPDISHREAFSTAAKNWAHFPHIHFGLKLDGNKQAKLDQGDATQKSNGFY; encoded by the exons atgtcaatggACATGATGGCAACCGAACGTGTTTGTTATGTTCACTGCAACTTCTGCAACACCACTCTAGCG GTTAGTGTTCCATGCAGCAGTATGCTCACCATTGTTACGGTTAGATGTGGACACTGTGCCAATCTGCTATCAGTTAACATGGGAGCATCACTTCAACCTTTTCCTTCTCAAGAAACTCAG CATCTTTCTAGCGTTGCTAAGTTACAGAGACAGCACCTAAGTGTTCAAGAAGCATGCAGCAAGGAACTGGGATCATCTTCAAAATGCAAATCATTTGAGTCCGCAGAGCATGAGCAACCTAGGATTCCTCCAATTCGTC CTCCAGAGAAGAGACAGCGTGTTCCTTCTGCTTATAACCGGTTCATTAA AGAGGAAATACAAAGAATCAAGGCCAGTAATCCAGATATCAGCCACAGAGAAGCTTTTAGCACGGCTGCAAAAAAC TGGGCACATTTCCCTCACATTCACTTTGGGTTAAAGCTGGATGGCAATAAGCAAGCAAAGTTGGACCAGGGAGATGCTACTCAAAAGTCTAACGGATTTTACTGA